In the Chelonoidis abingdonii isolate Lonesome George chromosome 13, CheloAbing_2.0, whole genome shotgun sequence genome, one interval contains:
- the LOC116832282 gene encoding urotensin-2 receptor-like produces the protein MEPNLTAGGAGNASGRAVGSGGGGSELLITSAFGTVLSCMCVAGVAGNVYTLAVMCHSARCAAPMYSSIISLALADLLYLSTIPFIVCTYLAQDWYFGDLGCRVLLSLDLLTMHASIFTLTLMCAERYLAVTRPLDSLKRSRGYRKATAGAVWSVSLLLTLPMMLMVRLTEAGQAGGKVKRLCAPTWSADAYRTYLTVLFSTSIMAPGVIIGYLYTRLARTYLESQRNPPHKEGKRSPRQKVLIMVFSIVLVFWACFLPFWVWQLVRLYHSSLQLTSQTQKCINYLVTCLTYSNSCINPFLYTLLTKNYREYLRNRHRSFYRFTSSFRKRSSNLQCSWGRATSSSNQYDYGSESLGMATLKDK, from the coding sequence atGGAGCCCAACCTCACCGCCGGCGGGGCAGGCAACGCGTCCGGCCGGGCGGTGGGCTCGGGCGGCGGCGGCAGCGAGCTGCTCATCACCTCCGCCTTTGGCACGGTGCTGTCCTGCATGTGCGTGGCCGGGGTGGCGGGGAACGTGTACACCCTGGCGGTGATGTGCCACTCCGCGCGCTGCGCCGCCCCCATGTACAGCTCCATCATCAGCCTGGCGCTGGCCGACCTGCTCTACCTCTCCACCATCCCCTTCATCGTCTGCACCTACCTGGCGCAGGACTGGTACTTCGGGGACCTGGGCTGCCGCGTCCTGCTCAGCCTGGACCTGCTCACCATGCACGCCAGCATCTTCACCCTCACCCTCATGTGCGCCGAGCGCTACCTGGCCGTCACCCGGCCCCTGGACAGCCTCAAGCGCTCCCGGGGCTACCGCAAAGCCACGGCCGGGGCCGTCTGGTCCGTCTCCCTGCTGCTCACTCTGCCCATGATGCTCATGGTCAGGCTGACCGAGGCGGGCCAGGCCGGGGGCAAAGTGAAGCGGCTGTGCGCCCCGACGTGGAGCGCCGACGCCTACAGGACCTACCTGACCGTGCTGTTCAGCACCAGCATCATGGCCCCGGGGGTGATCATCGGCTACCTGTACACGCGCCTGGCCAGGACCTACCTGGAGTCCCAGAGGAACCCGCCCCACAAGGAGGGCAAGAGGTCCCCCAGGCAGAAGGTGCTGATCATGGTCTTCAGCATCGTGCTGGTCTTCTGGGCTTGCTTCCTGCCCTTCTGGGTCTGGCAGCTGGTGCGCCTCTaccacagctccctgcagctgacTTCGCAGACCCAAAAGTGCATTAACTACCTGGTGACCTGCCTGACCTATAGCAACAGCTGCATCAACCCCTTCCTCTACACCCTGCTCACCAAGAACTACCGGGAGTACCTGCGCAACAGGCACCGCAGCTTCTACCGCTTCACCTCCTCCTTCCGCAAGCGGAGCTCCAACCTGCAGTGCTCCTGGGGAAGGGCCACGTCCTCCAGCAACCAGTATGACTATGGCTCGGAGTCCCTGGGCATGGCCACGCTGAAGGACAAGTGA